AGGCTGAATGCCGCCGCCTGGATAAGATACACGATTATCAGGGCCCACCGTCTGCCGATAACATCCGATACGGTTCCCCAGATCAGCCCGCACAGGACGCTGACCCAGCCCATGGTCATGAACAGTCCTCCGGCGGCTTCACGGGTATATCCGCCCCCGGCGATCAGGTGTTTGAAAAAGAATGTCATATAGATGATATAGGAGAAGCCGAAGGCAACATACACAAACCCGAGATGCCAGACCGAAGCCGAACGGTACACCCGTCCCCACTGAAGCCCTCCTCCCGGGCGCGAAGGAGGAGCCGGATCATTCCCTGACGCTCCCAGCGGGCTGAGCCCGATATCTGATGGCCGGTTCCGCAGGAGAATATATGCCCCGGCTGCAAGGAGAACGGTTATTCCGCCGAACAGGAACCAGCATACTCTCCACCCGTTCTCAGCATATGCCGAGAGGACCCGGGGAACGAGGGGGCCGACGACAATGAGCGCAAGTGACGATCCGGCTACCGCGATTCCCGTCGCAAAACCACGCCGTCGCGCCGCAAACCATGACGCCATGAGACCCATGACCGGGACATTGCTTGCGCCGCTCCCGACACCGGTCACCGCCCGCCAGAGGGCAGCTGCCATGAACCCATGAGCCAGGCCGGTCATCACCATGGAGGCGCCTGCCAGCATGAGACCGGCGGTGATAACCACGCGCGGCCCGAACCGCGCCGCCAGCGCTCCCCCGATAACCGACAGAGCGAGGTAGCCAACCAGATTTGCCGAAGCAAGCACACCCGCCTGTGTATTTTCCATCCCTAAGCCCACCTGCATGGCGGGCAATACGACCGTATAGCCGAATCGAGCCAGCCCGAGCGAACCGAACACTACGAGTGTACCCATGAAAAGTACAATCCAGCCATAGTGAAATCGTGAAGAAGGCGGTGCCATGAATATCTCCATTCCCGCTTCAGTAATCTTTTATCGAATACATAACCACGCTGAGTATCATTCGATTATTAAATTTGAACTGGTGATATGGTATACCTCTACATGCTCTTTTCGCTGATTGAATCAGTGTTATTTTTCCAATATGTTCCTGATTGCCCGGGAAACGATATCCGCGAGCTCGGTATCGGTAATCTCGTGTTTATGCGGCACGGCTGCCGGCGGCGAAGCGTTTATTTTCGAAGAAGGCTTGCAGGAGGAACATGTGGAGCAGGAGCCTCCGGTCGGGCAGATGTTTCCGGGGAGAGAACACGCCTCGGCGCTGCCGAATACCCGCATGCGGTCCATGACCACCTCTTTTATTCTCGCCTGCGCTTCCTTGAGCAGGTCCTGGATGAAATAATCCTCCGATGCGGCGAGCAGCTCGCGGACACGGTCGGTGGCCATCTTGCTCATTTCGGTGAAGAAGTTGATTTTCCGAATCCCGAGGGATACAGCCTTGCGGAAGTCATTGTCGGAAATACCAGAACCGCCGTGCAGAACGAGCGGTATCCCGGTACGCCGTTTCAGTTCTCCGATAAGCTCAAAATCGAGCTCGGGCGCACCCTCGTAGAAACCATGCACATTCCCCACCGATACCGCCAGAGCATCGATACCCGTTTCGGCAACGAAACGTTCGGCCTCGCCGGGATTGGTGAAAAACTCGCGGCGGGCTTTTGCGGTTTTTTTCCCTCCCTCGGCGCCCCCGACCTGACCGAGTTCGGCTTCGACACTCACCCCTACGGAATGGGCCATTTTCACAATAAGCCGTGTTTCCTCGATGTTCTGTTCGAGGGGTTTCTTCGATGCGTCGTACATCACGGCGGAAAAACCGCAGCGCAGCGCCCTCACAACCGTCCCGATCGAGAGACCGTGATCGAGGTTCAGCACCACCGGAACACGGGCGTTGTCAGCCATGTATTTGACTGCCGGAGTAAACTGTTCGATATTGATATAGGTGAAATGAACCTCCGCTATGTTGAGAATCACCGGGGAGTGAACGGCTTCGGCGGCTTCGAGAATCCCGTTGAGGAATTCAAGGTTGATGACATTGAACGCTCCGAGTGCATACGAGTTCTTTTCGGCGTGTTCGAGAAGATTTACGGTGC
This bacterium DNA region includes the following protein-coding sequences:
- a CDS encoding MFS transporter, translating into MAPPSSRFHYGWIVLFMGTLVVFGSLGLARFGYTVVLPAMQVGLGMENTQAGVLASANLVGYLALSVIGGALAARFGPRVVITAGLMLAGASMVMTGLAHGFMAAALWRAVTGVGSGASNVPVMGLMASWFAARRRGFATGIAVAGSSLALIVVGPLVPRVLSAYAENGWRVCWFLFGGITVLLAAGAYILLRNRPSDIGLSPLGASGNDPAPPSRPGGGLQWGRVYRSASVWHLGFVYVAFGFSYIIYMTFFFKHLIAGGGYTREAAGGLFMTMGWVSVLCGLIWGTVSDVIGRRWALIIVYLIQAAAFSLFALWPEPAGFTLSAVLFGLTAWSIPAIMAATCGDVLGPRLAPAALGFITLFFGIGQAIGPSVAGAMADAAGSFGPAFLLAGSVALMGAIGAFMLRPASTVMESSSALPNTQESA